A region of Dermochelys coriacea isolate rDerCor1 chromosome 1, rDerCor1.pri.v4, whole genome shotgun sequence DNA encodes the following proteins:
- the GPR18 gene encoding N-arachidonyl glycine receptor, protein MPGNWHPEEYRIASLVFCNFIFIIGLLVNITALWVFSCTTKKRTTITVYMMNVALLDLIFILSVPFRITYYAKKTWPFGDIFCRILGAFTVFYPSIALWLLAFISVDRYMAIVQPKHVKELRNTRKALLACIGIWIMTLASTSPLLFLYSDPDKASNFTTCMKTLDIIHLKEVNMLNFSRLIFFFLIPLFIMIGCYLVIIYHFVHGRTSKLKPKAKERSIKIIITLIVQVLVCFVPFHICFAFLMLQDKDQSYNPWAAFTTFLMNLSTCLDVILYYIVSKQFQARVISVILYRNYLRSVRRKSFRSGSLRSLSNINSEMI, encoded by the coding sequence ATGCCAGGAAACTGGCACCCAGAAGAGTACAGGATTGCATCACTTGTCTTTTGTAATTTTATATTCATAATTGGATTGCTAGTAAACATCACTGCACTATGGGTCTTCAGCTGCACCACCAAGAAAAGAACAACTATAACAGTTTATATGATGAATGTTGCATTACTTGACTTAATTTTTATATTGTCCGTACCTTTTCGGATAACCTACTATGCAAAAAAAACTTGGCCATTTGGAGATATATTCTGTCGGATTCTTGGTGCTTTCACTGTGTTTTATCCAAGCATTGCTCTGTGGCTGCTTGCTTTTATAAGTGTTGATAGATATATGGCCATTGTTCAGCCCAAACACGTCAAAGAACTTAGGAATACAAGGAAAGCTCTGCTAGCTTGCATTGGTATCTGGATAATGACCCTTGCATCAACTTCCCCTCTGCTATTTTTATATTCGGATCCAGATAAAGCCTCAAATTTTACTACCTGCATGAAGACGCTCGATATCATCCATCTAAAGGAAGTCAATATGTTAAATTTTTctcgtttgattttttttttcttgattcccCTGTTTATCATGATTGGATGCTATCTAGTCATTATTTACCATTTTGTCCACGGCAGGACTTCCAAACTGAAACCCAAAGCTAAAGAAAGATctataaaaattataattacTCTGATTGTGCAAGTGCTTGTCTGCTTTGTGCCCTTCCACATTTGTTTTGCCTTCCTGATGCTGCAAGACAAAGACCAGAGTTACAATCCGTGGGCAGCCTTCACCACCTTTCTCATGAATCTCAGTACATGCTTAGATGTTATTCTGTACTACATTGTTTCAAAACAATTTCAGGCCAGAGTCATCAGTGTCATCCTTTATCGCAACTATCTTCGAAGCGTGCGCAGGAAGAGTTTTCGATCTGGGAGTTTAAGGTCACTAAGTAACATAAACAGTGAAATGatataa
- the LOC119842768 gene encoding G-protein coupled receptor 183-like: protein MAFPTETPAVKTVTVTTAFTTPQTNNSTCDLYEHQNTARILLPVFYSFILILGVLGNGLALVVIFKNRKKINSTTLYSINLVLSDILFTTALPTRIAYYALGFHWPFGETLCRLTALIFYINTYAGVNFMTCLSIDRFFAVVHPFRYNKIRRIKHAKYICIFVWFLVFSQTLPLLIQSMSNEERGRTTCMEYPNFEKIQHLPWILLAACLIGYIIPLEIILFCYSQISCKLFQTAKENPLTEKSGINKKAINTIIFVIVVFVICFTPYHIAIIQHMIKKLQYNPLCSEQQTFQKSLHYTVFLMNFNCCMDPFIYFFACKGYKRRIMKILKRQVSVSISSAVRSAHEESSREMRETHMTILSKPSNGKLQTGNKHSNNASLLGLQ, encoded by the coding sequence ATGGCATTTCCTACGGAAACACCAGCTGTGAAAACGGTCACTGTCACGACAGCTTTTACAACTCCTCAGACAAACAACTCTACCTGCGACCTGTATGAACATCAAAATACAGCAAGGATCTTACTGCCTGTGTTTTACAGCTTTATTTTAATTCTTGGTGTGCTTGGAAATGGACTTGCCCTCgttgtcatttttaaaaacagaaaaaaaatcaactctaCTACCCTCTATTCCATAAATCTTGTCCTCTCAGACATTCTTTTTACTACTGCCTTGCCTACACGAATAGCATACTATGCACTAGGATTTCATTGGCCATTTGGAGAAACACTTTGCAGACTAACTGCTCTCATATTTTATATCAACACATATGCAGGTGTAAACTTTATGACTTGCTTGAGTATTGACAGGTTTTTTGCCGTAGTCCACCCTTTTCGATACAACAAAATCAGAAGAATTAAACATGCCaagtatatttgtatatttgtctGGTTTCTTGTATTTAGCCAAACACTTCCATTGCTCATACAGTCTATGTCAAATGAGGAGAGAGGAAGGACTACATGTATGGAATatccaaactttgaaaaaattCAACATCTACCATGGATACTTCTTGCTGCCTGTTTAATAGGGTACATTATTCCTCTTGAAATTATACTATTTTGTTATTCTCAAATTAGTTGCAAACTTTTTCAAACTGCTAAGGAAAACCCATTAACTGAAAAATCAGGGATAAACAAAAAGGCCATCAATACAATCATTTTTGTAATTGTTGTGTTTGTCATCTGTTTTACTCCTTATCACATTGCAATTATCCAACACATGATCAAGAAGCTTCAATATAATCCTTTGTGCAGTGAACAGCAAACCTTCCAGAAGTCCCTCCATTACACTGTGTTTCTGATGAATTTTAACTGCTGCATGGATCCTTTCATCTATTTCTTTGCATGTAAAGGATACAAGAGGAggataatgaaaatactgaaacgTCAAGTTAGTGTATCAATTTCAAGTGCCGTCAGGTCAGCTCATGAAGAAAGCTCACGTGAGATGAGAGAAACACACATGACTATACTTTCAAAACCTTCAAATGGAAAGTTACAAACTGGAAATAAACATTCCAATAATGCAAGTTTATTGGGCTTACAGTAA